TGCCTTAGTATCGACCCCTGCACCCTCGCATCCCCCAGCCACTGCCCCATCCCGACGCTCCCAACCCTGCACAGATGTACTCTAGACTAACGGGACTTGTCATCACTGGCCTATGCTGTATTTAAACGACAGTTTTCAAAAAATGGGTTGTCTTGCATTTACAACCTCCTTTTGACTCCCAACATTCTTTTTAGCTCTTCTCTTATTTTATCATCCCAGTGACACTgagaaaacaggatttttttttttctgtcttagaGGAAAAATAAGGCTATAACTACACTGCAGGGATTTTTGCCTTCCTACTGGgattggcggagaaggcaatggcaccccactccagtactcttgcctggaaaatcccatggacggaggagcctggtgggctgcagtccatggggtcgctgggagttggatacgactgagcgacttcactttcccttttcactttcatgcattggagaaggaaatggcaacccactccagtgttcttgcctggagaatcccagggacggcagggcctggtgggctgccgttcatggggtcgcacagagttggacatgactgaagcgaccttagcagcagcagcactgggatTGGAGGCCCATCCTGTGTCTTTGGTCTCAAAAATGTAGCATCCGTAGATGCTTGAGGAGGTTagaggaccagatccctaggtgAGTAAGAGGCAAGCACCCAGAGCAGCATCCAAGTGTCCTGGACCAGTGTGCCCCCAACTTTAATGTGCACAGATATCACCTGGGGATCTTATTAAAACACACATTCTGACTctgcaggtctggggtgggggctgagacACTTTTtagcaagctcccaggtgatgctcctGTGGCTGGTCCCAGGACCACACTTAGAGTAGCAGCCAGGGCCTAGAATTCAGCTGTTACTTCTGCCCCGGGGCATTGGGCTTGTGAGTTTCTCTCCTTGTCCCACCACTCCCCCACCGCCCCGCCGCCCCCAGACCAGCCCAGCTCCTTCCGACCCTCACCTCCTGAGGAGGCCACAGCAACCAGGATGAGGGAATCCTCAcgccccgcaggctcctctgagTACTGCAACTTCTCCGTCACAGAGCCCAGGATGTCCTGCACAGATGCTGAGAGGCGGCTGCGTATGGTCACGTAAGAGTGATCAGGCATGTAGACCCGGCAGAAGACTAGACAGAGACCGGAAGGTGGCTTTTCACCAGTGGGCAGAATGGCAGCATCAGCACAGCCCCCTCCTGAGCACCTCTGTTCCCCACCCCACTGCAATCTTAAATGGGCTGGCCTCTGAAAAAGATGTTGCAAAAACTGGTTCTGAGACAGAAGGAAACCCCATAGAGGTCGCCGGTGATCCGGAGACCCCTCAAGCCCCCAGAACACTCACTCTCATCGGAACCCCGGAAAGCCACGCGGGTCTGCAGACAGGAGTCTATCCGACGGAAGTGGCGGAAGAGTGGCTTCACCTGCTTGCTGGGTGGCTGGCTCTCCTCCGGGATCCTGGTGTGGACACCGCTGGGCATCAGAGAGCCCGGCCAGGCATCTTGCATGCCAGGCAGGTGGCATCAAGCAGGGATATCAGAACCGGGTCAAGGATGCCCCAGCATCAGGTTCAGAGAGTGGTGAAGGAGGTCAGAAGACAGGACCATGGCCAGCATTGGGATGGCTGTCCGAATGACCGaatcaaatgccacctcctccctgAATTCTTCTCTATccaccccacccaccagcagagGTCACCTTTTTGTCTCAGTGGCTGTAGGACATTGGGCTAATATGTGTTTACCTTCGTGTCTTATCTCTTCTACAAGATTGAGAGCtgactgaattttattttcaacctCCAGGCCTAGCACCCTGCCTGGTACATGGCAGGTGTAGATCATCAGCTGTTTGCTGAATTTTACTGACAAAAACTCCACAGTCTGGGAGGGAGACAGACTTGCGTACAGCTACTTCTCACACCAGACAGGTGTTAGATGATATAATAAAGGCACAAGAAGAGTTTTgttggtacagggagggagggggggacAGCTACCACCAAAAGATGCTTTCACTGAGAAGATGGCATTTGACCTGGACCTTGAAGGgcaacaggaagagaagggggtgggaggagggcacTCTGGGGTGGACCATATAAGTGATAGCAGGAAGTTGAGAACACACAGGTGTTCATGGAATTGGTGGGTGTATAGGGAGTGTCATGCGTAAGGGGGGATGTGGGAGATGTGGAGGGAAGGATCAGCAGAAGGCAGACAGAGAGGGGCCAGGATGCTGTTGGGGGAGGGGCATGGATATTTTGGGAACAGAAGCACAAGGTTGTCAAGTTTGAAAGGTCTCTCTGGCATCAGCATAAGAAAGACACAAAACCATAAGCTAAAGCCCTGGATCAGAGGCTGCAGCCATAATCCAAGTGAGAGATACTGAAGCCTAAATGAGGGTTATGACAGTGGAATGGAGAAACTGAAAGGGCTGAAAAGATGGACAGATGGACACAGTGGTGTCTTGAAGTCAGCTCACAATGGCTTGTGAAGGCAGACtgttaaattttggaaaattttgccAACTGGTTTtaaacacagccattaaaaatttaattataatagataattgtatataaacatatatatgttttataaactTATAGCCAAATTATTATAATACAAAAAAGTCATTTCCTAATTGTTTCACCGTGTTATTCTCTGTGCTCTTCAGGTTATTTGCGTCTGTTGGATTTGTATGGTGAAGATACTACATAATGACCTGCTACCGCACATCTCCTCCCAACTTCACATTCAATGACGTCACATTGGGAGCTTGAAATAAACCATGGTGAAAGAATttacaccatgctgctgctactgctgctaagtcgcttcagtcgtgtccgactctgtgcgaccccatagacggcagcccaccaggcttccccatccctgggattcttcaggcaagaacactggagtgggttgccatttccttctccaatgcatgaaagtgaaagtgaagtcactcagttgtgtccgactgtagcgaccccatggactaccccatggactgcagcctaccaggctcttccgtccgtgggattttccaggcaaaagtactggagtggggtgccattgccttctccgaatttacACCATGGGAATCAGCAAAAGCTACAAGTCAGGGCTCTTTTTCCTGAAGTGCTGGCTGTTCAATATTTATCAGTACACCACTGGACTGACAAATAAGTGGATGGGAGAATGGACCCCCAAAATGTCTGGAGATGATGCTTTGTGCTCCTCTCCAGTGAGAGAAAGGGACTGAAATCAAGACATCTTGGAGTCCAAAGGCCAGAGGCACCCAGCCCTCTAATTGAGGAACAAGGAGGACTTTGTTCCTGGCCCCTCTCCAAGCCCATTCCCCTCACTTTAGCTCCACTGTTTCCACAAGCTGGTGCAGCCTCAGTGTGTCCTCTCGGAGGTCCTGGTAAAGGGACTCATCCTTCATAATCAGCAGGTACAGGTCCTGCAGAGACAAGGAGAAAGAAGGTGAGGGCAAGGGTCTCATCCCAGCATCACTCTCTGCAAAGGCAGGGCAGGGCCTCCATGCCTTCAAGCACAGAAGAATCCTATAAGCTAGGACTTGCTGGCCTCTTTTCTTCCAGGCACCCAGCTTGAGAAGTATGGTTCCTTCAAAAGGGCCCCTTCCAGAGCAAACAGCCTGGTCACCCACCTTCTCATCCCAGGCCCACCTTGATGATGCGGCcagccccctcttcctcctgcagcAGCCCCTGGTAGGTGTCCAAGAAATGAAGGAGCATGGCTAGACAGGCCTGCTTCCGGCCCAGCCCCTCGGGGCCTTCCATGCCTCCTGCCCAAACAAAGCTGACCCCTAAGTTAAGAAAAAGCCCTGGCAGGCAGACTTGAGGACACTGAGAAGGGGTATGGAAGGCAAGGCTTTGCAATGGGAGCCAAGGCCACCCCTAAAAATTCTCTAGGTTTGGGGCCAGAGAGAAAGGGGCTCTGAAGTTCCCTGGAACCAGGACCCCTCATGCCCCAGCCCAGGTTTTTGCCAGAATAGGTAGGGATGGCACCCACTTGACCACATGCAGCTCTTGCCTGTTTGACTTTCACTTGAAGAAATTCACTAGAAGCTACTCTGCCTGGACCCACCCAACCCCTGATCAGCCCACAGCCCAGAGCTCACAGCAGGCTGATAAAGGCCAATGGTGCTAACCACAAACCTGACCATCTCTCCGTGTAAGCCCTGGTGTTTCAAAGAGAACCTATGATATTCTACTCATTGGCCTGCCATTTACAATTAGGTCCTAGAATAACTCAGTGAGAGGCCCTATGAATAGCCCAGTCAGTGACTTGTCTCTAGTGACCCTATGAAAGCACAGCCATGACCTGATGTTTACATCAGACCCTGTAATAACTCGCTGGGCAACCAGATGTTTAGAGCAATAATTCAGTGGGGAGACAGGCGCTCTTAATAGAATAATAACACCTTACATCCATACAGGGCTCTGCAGTCTCCAAGCACTCCTACCTCTGCTGCTAGAATGGTCTCCACAACAGCCCCAGGGGCAGGTACTGTTTAGCCCCGttttacagaaggggaaactgaggccccaggaggtcaggtgatcttcccgaggTCACACAGTTGGTGAGTGAAGAAATGGGATTGAAACCCAGGTGTGTTTTCTTGGGAAGAGCTTAGCCCCTCAcatcccatggcatgtgggatgcaGGGAGTGGCTCCCTCCTGACCTTCCCTTTCGCAAGCTTCACAAAAGGATATTACTGGTGCAGCTCCTGCAGAAATTTCTCCGTGGGAAGGAAGAGCGAATGAGTGAGGACGATGTCATCCAGCAGGGTATCTGTAAGAGCAGTCACCACCACTGATGTCAGGAGGGCACTTCCAGGACCTGGTTGGACGCTCACCACTCCCCCTCTCTTGCCTCGAGGGCAAATTCTCTTTAGCTGGGCTGGAGCCTCAGCCACCTGCCCAGTCATGCTCTGCACATGCCccaccatacatacacacacacacacacacacacacacacgtgaaggTTCTGGGCAGCCGCTGCGGGGGTGGGGTTGGCAGCTGCCGAGGCagctggagggaaggagggggcgcCCTCCGATTGCCACGCCCACTTCTCGCCAGTGTGCGTGGGTAGCGGGTCATTTAATACGCCAAGCTTGacatctgtgtgtgtgggggggcgggCGGGGAAGAGAGGTAGTCTCTACAAGTGTCTCTAGGCCAAGAGAACTAAGCACAGGTAGGGTCAGCGGcagcgtgtgtttgtgtgtgtgtgtatgtccctcctcccctccccactccctaccTAAGAGTTTTGAGTTCCAGCTAGGCAGGTGAGAACCAGCCCCATTAAAAGGGAGAGGGACGACTGCCATCTCTTTGATCCCAAAGCCTTTAAATAGAAAGCTTGTGTCCTCCAGctgcccagggatggaagagTTAATGATGCAAGGGTGGAGGGGAGTGGCTCCTCACACCACCCTTtccccctccacacccccatcTGGGCCTGGCTCAGCCAGTCAGCCAGGTACAAGGTCGCCCTGACTTGCAGCcagccctggggtggggcagggcagcctggcacACACAGACAGGCAGGGCATGGGGAGGGAGCCAGGTGTCCTCATCAGAACAGGTTAGGGCCAGGTCCCCAGGTACTGCCCCAAGGCTTCTGATGGCCCTTGGGTCACCATCCCCTGGCCTCCAATTCTAGCCATGAAAGTGGAGCGGGTGAATCAACATGAGATCCTCAACTTCAATgatttcatttcacaaatgagaaaccaaggcccagagctgAGAGGAACTTGCCTGGAGCTAGAGTAAGAACCCTGACTCCTGCGTTTCAGTTCTTTTCTCACTGTGCTTGAGGCAAGCAGAGTGTCAGAGTGAAGTACAGTGGGCAGCGGGGGGCTGCTTTGGCTTGTTTGGGGTAGCTTGTGCAAGTCTCCTCTGCCCACACACCCTGGGAGGGAACTGAGATAGCTTAAGAATATATTGGAGAATATCAGAGTGGCAGGTTAAGCTTGATTCTCATCTATTCTGGGACTGCTTTGGGGTTTCCCCAAACCAGTTACTCTGGAGATCCAGCCTGCCAGTCCAGCTAATACAGTGACAGTCAGTTCAAGAGTCCTTCCTCAGGGGACACTGAGCAGCATCTGTGGCACCAGGCCctggcaaaaggagaaagacagtttctccctttttctctctgcccaGCCTTTCAAGTGAGTCAGAGAGCCCCTCCAGCCCTGATCCTCAGCCCCAGGGATGGGGACGAGGACTAGGGATGTCCCCAAACCTTCCCTCTACTCTTTATCTCACAGGAAAGATAAACAGAGCAAAGAAAGAGGACCATGGGGCAGAGTGGGGGAAATGGTGCCATAGGGGCTACAGCTTGGTGCCTGTCTCTTCCTAGGCAGGCTCTGGTCCAATGCACAGCCTCCCCAGGGAATGTGTCATAGAGACACAGCGTGTGTGGTGTAGGCGGGAAGTTATGGTTAAGAGAGCTGTGTGTGTctgatatttttctaattaaatccAAAAGGTGTCAGCTCCCCAGGGCAACTGCAACCTGAGCCAAGGAGAGTACCTGGGTCTTGAGAAAAATCTAGGGGAGTGGAGCCCCATTCTGCACACCTGGGTTGGGGCTCCCTGCAAAGGTCTGGGAGCAATGCGTGAAACCCCCATCTGTAAGCCCTCAGCCTGGGCTCCCAATCCTCAGATCCCACTGGGTGTTAGTGAAATGCTGACAACTAGCCCTGAAGACCCTTGGATCTTTTACTTCAGCCGCTAACCAGCAatctggggcctcagtttcctcaaaatCTCCTTAGCAGGGGTGCTGGTGGGGAGTGGCAAAATAGCTTCATCATTTAGGGAATAAGCCTCTCAGGGTGTGGTTATTTTTAAAGAGGCCCTGTGCTGAGGCCTGCCACCGGAAGGGCGGGAGCTGGAGAGGTTTGGACCCCCCTGGATGCTGCAGGGCCTGAGGTCTGCCCAGCCACCAGACACCTTTGAATCCACCCCAAACTAGAATGCCTCCCTCCATACGTGCCCCTCCCCCCTTCCAAGCTGCTAGGGACAATGCATCCCTTTGCCAGAGCCTAAAGGCAGCTTGGGCCACTGTGTGCCTGTCTGGCGCTGCCCCTCCGAGTGGGTCAGCCCTCTGCTCTGGGCCTTCTAAAGAGAACCCGGGACTCCTAGAAGGTCTTTTGGGGCTTGGCAACCTCTAGAGGGCTGCACTGACTGGTCTGGGTAGCTTCCATCTTAGTGTGTCAAGCTGTAATTCTCAGCCACAGAAGGAGGTAGTCAACACCAGGGACCCACAGGGTCAGGATGAAATGTCCAGGGGAGACGAAGGGAGGCTCAATGAGGAAAAGGGGTTCAGCTTCTTCTCCAGGCGTGGTTGAGGCTGCTATGCAGAGGAAGGTGGCACTGCCACTTCTCTGCTGCAGAAAGCTCTGTCCTTCCCATAGGCCCCTACCCCACTTCAACTGACCACTCAACCCCACACCAAGGCTTCCGCAAGGCGCCACCATCACTGTCCAAGGGCAAGCAAGAGGACCCGGGTGGGGGATGGGGCAAACCCTACTCCGGGATAGATGAGCCAGCCCACTCCTTACCTGAAGCGGCGCTGTCCCTGGTGGCCCCTCCAGCCAGCCGCTCCAGAACCCAGTTCAGAAGATGCTCCGGCCGCTCGGGGgcgcccagaggggcccagggtgGAGGAGTCAGAGGCTCGCCGGGGGACAGCTCGTCTGAGGAGTAAGAGGAAGGGGAGCGCAGGGGTCCCCCTCCCCCGAGCGGCCCGGGCCCTGGGACCTCCTCCAGCTGCAGCCAACAGGGGCCCCCGCTGCCGAGCTCTTCCGCGACCCCCGCCGGCTCTCCTCCGTCCTCCTCTGGGGGCGGCTCCAGCCCCGGCTCGGCGGGGGGCTCCCGGAGGAAAGCTGGGAGCAGCAGGCGAGACACACTCTGACGCCGCTGCAGCGGCCGCGGTCCCCCGGCTGGACCGCCGCCCCCGCCaggtcccccaccccctccaggcCCGCCGCAGCTCCCCGGACCCCCGCCGGGACCTCCCGCCACCGTTCGCCCCGCCAGCTGCGACGTCTGCTTCTTTAGAAATTTCTCCAGCGGCTTCataccccgccccccccccccgcccctctcCTCAGGGCCGCCGGGGGACCCAGGTGTCCCAGGCacgggcggggaggggggcggggacaCGATGCTCAGAGCCGGAGGGGCAGAGCTGAGGGCCGTGCCAGGCTCCGGACTAGGGGCCAGAGGTGCCCGAGGCTCGCTGGCCGGAGTCCAGTGGCCAGTGGCCGGGGGAGGTGCCAGAGGGAAGGAGTGCCGGCTCTCAGTGGCCCCCCATGCCGGCTGCAGAGCACGCGGCCCGAAAAGTGGGCAGGCTGCGGGGCCGGTGCCCAAAGGCTCTGCGCTCCTGGGCCGGGCTGCGGCGGCAGAGACAGCGGGCGGAGCGCAAGGCTGTGAggacgcggcggcggcggcggcggctgcgctCCTGGCCGGGGGGAAGGTGGCAGAACTGAGACCACACCCCCTCCTCCAGTCCCCGCCCAGTCCCCGCCCCTACCCTTCAGCGGCCCGCCCACTTGGGCCGCGCGAGGCTTGAACTTGGGCGCTGGGGCTGACCGTGAGGGAAACAGTAAGGGGCTGAATGGATTGGGTTCGGAGTAGACGCAGACATTAAAGGCAAGGGTGAGGGAGTCATTTACCAGTGGAGAGGGAGCTTCCTGGCTCGAGGCTTACGAGGACTCTTGGTATCACTGCAAAAAATCAGGCTGCACACCTTGATGGACCTGCCTGTATTCAAGTGAGGGAGGCCTACAAAAATTGCTGATTGGGTGTCCATCACTCTCGATCTCGATTGTGCCCTCTGTTGCCATACTCAGTGGAGTATGTGGTCTTTATCTTCCTTCTGTAAAAAGGGCTGGGTAGGCCTCGAGTGAACTGGCATTGGAAGGGGGGAGGGGGACGGGAGGGCACCACCCATCTGCCCTTTCTGGTAGGGCACAATAGATGGTGAGGGCCTGGCCTGTGAGAGGCAGGTACTGGCAGGCAGGTAGGAGCCAAGCAGAGAGCAGCAGGTTGTGGCAAGTCTAATTAGGGTGAGGAGAAGAGATGGTAGGCAGAGGGAGAGCGAGATCAGGAGCACAAGGGCACCTTCACCTACTGGCAGCAGGAGGAAGCAGAGCCCTGGAGATGGGTGACAAGCTCTAGAACTGCCAACCAACACCATCAGACATAGAGAGACCCTCCAGAGGTGACATAGCCATGGAGTGGGGAAAGTGGTACCAAATATGCACTCCAGATAATCCTTATTTCTGATGCCTATGCCCAAAGCATTCTGTCGCTAAGGATAGACTGTCCCAGGTAGAGGCGGGTATGGAGACACGCTCAGGGTAAGCACGTCAAGGTTAAAGTAACAAGGTGGGGGAGTGGCACCAGGCAACATGTGGGTTGAGGCTCCTTGGACAATGCCCCACCTCTGTTTACTGTGCATGGGCCAGGCAGAGACAGGAATGCGAAAGCCTGGGAGTGGTGGTAGAACTGAACAGGGTGTGTACTACACGTGTCACCATGTGTGCTTATCTGGTCCAATGTGTACAAGAGCATGTGTTCGCAGAATTAAGGCTTTGCACACCCATCTGTTTGTGGATTTGCAAAAAGGAACAGTAAAAAAGGAGAGAGCACAATTTTGCCTGAGAAGCTAGAGATCCAAGTATCAGTTTCCTGATACTTTCTTCATTGGATACCCTGATATCCCTGGGGTCAAGAGGGGAAACTGGCTGGAGTGGCTTGGAGCTCCCCAGGTATTTCATGAACTGAGTAAGAAGAGAGGAGGGCTCCACTCCCAGCACATGCCACAGTTACCAGATTAAGCTGGTTGCCTTGGTAACGTCCTCTCTGGGCAGGATTTGGGATTGTCATTTAGGAAGGGGGAAGGATTGGGGAGTGTGGAGCATGTGGGGGCTGCAAATACAAGGGTCAAAGAGACTCCTGGAATTTGGAATTGGGGAACAGGACCCCAGCACCCTCCAACTACTCAAGGATATCAGGCATA
This portion of the Bubalus bubalis isolate 160015118507 breed Murrah chromosome 3, NDDB_SH_1, whole genome shotgun sequence genome encodes:
- the RAPGEFL1 gene encoding rap guanine nucleotide exchange factor-like 1 isoform X4, whose translation is MKPLEKFLKKQTSQLAGRTVAGGPGGGPGSCGGPGGGGGPGGGGGPAGGPRPLQRRQSVSRLLLPAFLREPPAEPGLEPPPEEDGGEPAGVAEELGSGGPCWLQLEEVPGPGPLGGGGPLRSPSSYSSDELSPGEPLTPPPWAPLGAPERPEHLLNWVLERLAGGATRDSAASDTLLDDIVLTHSLFLPTEKFLQELHQYFVWAGGMEGPEGLGRKQACLAMLLHFLDTYQGLLQEEEGAGRIIKDLYLLIMKDESLYQDLREDTLRLHQLVETVELKIPEESQPPSKQVKPLFRHFRRIDSCLQTRVAFRGSDEIFCRVYMPDHSYVTIRSRLSASVQDILGSVTEKLQYSEEPAGREDSLILVAVASSGAHSPAEKVLLQPTEDCVFTTLGINSHLFACTRDSFEALVPLPEEIQVSPGDTEIHRGEPEDVANHLTAFHWELFRCVHELEFVDYVFHGERGRRETANLELLLQRCSEVTHWVATEVLLCEAPGKRAQLLKKFIKIAAICKQNQDLLSFYAVVMGLDNAAVSRLRLTWEKLPGKFKNLFRKFENLTDPCRNHKSYREVISKMKPPVIPFVPLILKDLTFLHEGSKTLVDGLVNIEKLHSVAEKVRTVRKYRSRPLCLDMEASPHHLQTKAYVRQFQVIDNQNLLFELSYKLEANSQ
- the RAPGEFL1 gene encoding rap guanine nucleotide exchange factor-like 1 isoform X8, whose protein sequence is MKPLEKFLKKQTSQLAGRTVAGGPGGGPGSCGGPGGGGGPGGGGGPAGGPRPLQRRQSVSRLLLPAFLREPPAEPGLEPPPEEDGGEPAGVAEELGSGGPCWLQLEEVPGPGPLGGGGPLRSPSSYSSDELSPGEPLTPPPWAPLGAPERPEHLLNWVLERLAGGATRDSAASDTLLDDIVLTHSLFLPTEKFLQELHQYFVWAGGMEGPEGLGRKQACLAMLLHFLDTYQGLLQEEEGAGRIIKDLYLLIMKDESLYQDLREDTLRLHQLVETVELKIPEESQPPSKQVKPLFRHFRRIDSCLQTRVAFRGSDEIFCRVYMPDHSYVTIRSRLSASVQDILGSVTEKLQYSEEPAGREDSLILVAVASSGAHSPAEKVLLQPTEDCVFTTLGINSHLFACTRDSFEALVPLPEEIQVSPGDTEIHRGEPEDVANHLTAFHWELFRCVHELEFVDYVFHGERGRRETANLELLLQRCSEVTHWVATEVLLCEAPGKRAQLLKKFIKIAAICKQNQDLLSFYAVVMGLDNAAVSRLRLTWEKLPGKFKNLFRKFENLTDPCRNHKSYREVISKMKPPVIPFVPLILKDLTFLHEGSKTLVDGLVNIEKLHSVAEKVRTVRKYRSRPLFHTLPSLGLVVCRGKRAP
- the RAPGEFL1 gene encoding rap guanine nucleotide exchange factor-like 1 isoform X5 — protein: MKPLEKFLKKQTSQLAGRTVAGGPGGGPGSCGGPGGGGGPGGGGGPAGGPRPLQRRQSVSRLLLPAFLREPPAEPGLEPPPEEDGGEPAGVAEELGSGGPCWLQLEEVPGPGPLGGGGPLRSPSSYSSDELSPGEPLTPPPWAPLGAPERPEHLLNWVLERLAGGATRDSAASDTLLDDIVLTHSLFLPTEKFLQELHQYFVWAGGMEGPEGLGRKQACLAMLLHFLDTYQGLLQEEEGAGRIIKDLYLLIMKDESLYQDLREDTLRLHQLVETVELKIPEESQPPSKQVKPLFRHFRRIDSCLQTRVAFRGSDEIFCRVYMPDHSYVTIRSRLSASVQDILGSVTEKLQYSEEPAGREDSLILVAVASSGAHSPAEKVLLQPTEDCVFTTLGINSHLFACTRDSFEALVPLPEEIQVSPGDTEIHRGEPEDVANHLTAFHWELFRCVHELEFVDYVFHGERGRRETANLELLLQRCSEVTHWVATEVLLCEAPGKRAQLLKKFIKIAAICKQNQDLLSFYAVVMGLDNAAVSRLRLTWEKLPGKFKNLFRKFENLTDPCRNHKSYREVISKMKPPVIPFVPLILKDLTFLHEGSKTLVDGLVNIEKLVVSKISLRDFRGGPVVESTCQCRGHEFDPWSGKIPLAARQLSLQAANTEFLCRNC